The Burkholderia lata genome contains a region encoding:
- a CDS encoding DUF4390 domain-containing protein: MTIKHLFPLRLAAVLMVALTLCLALVRPAHAESIAVQRASLQSDGSGWALDARFDFELNPNLEDAVNKGIPLYFTTDFELSRARWYWFDEQPVAVTQTIRLSFQPLTREYRVSTGGLQLGFPSLKDALAVVRHITSWHVIDRNQVRSGETYTASVRMQLDTALMPKPFQVDAVNNRDWTLGSDWKRFNFTVTERAK, from the coding sequence GTGACGATCAAACACCTTTTTCCACTTCGGCTCGCGGCCGTCCTGATGGTCGCGTTGACGCTGTGCCTGGCCCTCGTCCGGCCGGCGCATGCCGAGTCGATCGCCGTGCAGCGTGCGTCGCTCCAGTCCGACGGAAGCGGCTGGGCGCTCGACGCCCGCTTCGATTTCGAACTGAACCCGAACCTCGAGGATGCCGTCAACAAAGGCATTCCGCTTTACTTCACGACCGACTTCGAGTTGAGTCGTGCGCGCTGGTACTGGTTCGACGAGCAGCCGGTGGCGGTGACGCAGACGATCCGCCTGTCGTTCCAGCCGCTCACGCGCGAGTATCGCGTGTCGACGGGCGGCCTGCAGCTCGGTTTTCCTTCGCTGAAGGATGCGCTCGCGGTCGTCAGGCACATCACGTCGTGGCACGTGATCGACCGCAACCAGGTGCGCTCCGGTGAAACCTACACGGCATCGGTGCGGATGCAGCTCGATACGGCGCTGATGCCGAAGCCGTTCCAGGTCGATGCCGTGAACAACCGCGACTGGACGCTCGGGTCGGACTGGAAGCGCTTCAACTTCACGGTGACCGAACGTGCTAAATAA
- the esaS gene encoding sensor histidine kinase EsaS (Enhanced Sensitivity to Antibiotics Sensor), protein MLNKVRRAASGKSLLVRVIVSTVALTALLLLVLLAAASANTEFFDRYYSWLYATNIVVALVFLLVVLGLIGMIVVRLRKGKFGTRLLAKLAVFFALVGVVPGGIIYIVSYQFVSRSIESWFDVNVETALTAGLNLGRGMLDASLSDLQTKARLMSDQLASVDANTNGTTLTLLRLRDQFGVQDATIVEPSRGGSGAAPDLHIVAQASGNFAALIPDDLPTPLMLNQAREHGAYAAIEGEVDGDPRTHGAKGALRLRVVRPIPDASTSLLQPAERFLQLTQPVPPTLAHNADAVQRAYREYQEKSLGRTGLRKMYIGTLTLALFLATFIAMMLALALGQQLARPLFLLAQGTKEVAEGDYTPKREIKTRDELGFLTQSFNAMTRQLSEARLAVEKNRVALEHSKTYLESILANLTAGVFVLDRQFRLTTANRGAERIFRQPFNALIGTTLDRIGVAAGFGAMVRKAFADREAASDGGSGDRGHWQQQFAIEVPGEADPLTLLVRGTRLVSTVEGQAEDPQTSGYVVVFDDISDVISAQRSVAWGEVARRLAHEIKNPLTPIQLSAERLQMKLSDKLAPPDADVLKRGATMIVNQVAAMKRMVDDFREYARTPPAVLSNLQLNELASEVLGLYGVGEGKSAIVAELAPSLPVIRGDATQLRQVIHNLLQNAQDSVAESAHPRVLIETKTVEYGDPDAEGKTRVAVRLTVSDNGPGFPARILTRAFEPYVTTKAKGTGLGLATVKKIVDEHGARIDLRNRMHGETVEGAQVSILFLQMASDAPGAESGVQDGAAPAKTKASEQTKAA, encoded by the coding sequence GTGCTAAATAAAGTGCGCCGCGCGGCCAGCGGGAAGAGCCTCCTCGTTCGCGTGATCGTCTCGACTGTCGCGCTCACCGCGCTGCTGCTGCTCGTGCTGCTCGCGGCCGCGAGCGCGAATACCGAATTCTTCGACCGCTACTACTCGTGGCTGTACGCGACGAACATCGTCGTCGCCCTCGTGTTCCTGCTCGTGGTGCTCGGGCTGATCGGGATGATCGTCGTGCGCCTGAGGAAGGGCAAGTTCGGCACGCGGCTGCTCGCGAAGCTCGCGGTGTTCTTCGCACTCGTCGGCGTGGTGCCGGGCGGGATCATCTACATCGTGTCGTACCAGTTCGTGTCGCGCAGCATCGAGTCGTGGTTCGACGTGAACGTCGAGACGGCGCTGACGGCCGGCCTGAACCTCGGCCGCGGGATGCTCGATGCTTCGCTGTCCGATCTGCAGACGAAGGCGCGGCTGATGTCCGACCAGCTCGCGAGCGTCGATGCGAACACGAACGGCACGACGCTCACGCTGCTGCGGCTGCGCGACCAGTTCGGCGTGCAGGACGCGACGATCGTCGAGCCGAGCCGTGGCGGCTCGGGGGCGGCGCCCGACCTGCACATCGTCGCGCAGGCGTCTGGCAATTTCGCGGCGCTGATTCCGGACGACCTGCCGACGCCGCTGATGCTGAACCAGGCGCGTGAACACGGTGCGTACGCGGCGATCGAGGGTGAAGTCGACGGTGACCCGCGCACACACGGCGCGAAGGGTGCGCTGCGGTTGCGCGTCGTGCGGCCGATTCCCGATGCGTCGACGTCGCTGCTGCAGCCGGCCGAACGCTTCCTGCAGCTCACGCAGCCGGTGCCACCGACGCTTGCCCACAACGCGGACGCCGTGCAGCGCGCGTATCGCGAGTACCAGGAAAAGTCGCTCGGCCGCACCGGGCTGCGCAAGATGTACATCGGCACGCTGACGCTCGCGCTGTTCCTCGCGACCTTCATCGCGATGATGCTTGCGCTCGCGCTCGGCCAGCAGCTCGCGCGGCCGCTGTTCCTGCTCGCGCAGGGCACGAAGGAGGTCGCGGAAGGCGACTACACGCCGAAGCGCGAGATCAAGACGCGCGACGAGCTCGGTTTCCTCACGCAGTCGTTCAATGCGATGACGCGCCAGTTGTCCGAGGCGCGGCTCGCGGTCGAGAAGAATCGCGTCGCGCTAGAGCATTCGAAGACGTATCTCGAAAGCATCCTCGCGAACCTGACCGCCGGCGTGTTCGTGCTCGACCGCCAGTTCCGGCTGACGACCGCCAATCGCGGCGCCGAGCGGATCTTCCGGCAGCCGTTCAACGCGCTGATCGGCACGACGCTCGACCGGATCGGCGTGGCCGCCGGGTTCGGCGCGATGGTGCGCAAGGCGTTCGCCGATCGCGAGGCGGCGTCCGACGGCGGCAGCGGCGATCGCGGCCACTGGCAGCAGCAGTTCGCGATCGAGGTGCCGGGCGAAGCCGATCCGCTGACTTTGCTCGTGCGCGGCACGCGCCTCGTATCGACGGTCGAGGGGCAGGCCGAGGATCCGCAGACGTCCGGTTACGTCGTCGTGTTCGACGACATCTCCGACGTGATTTCCGCGCAGCGTTCGGTCGCATGGGGCGAGGTCGCTCGCCGGCTCGCGCACGAGATCAAGAATCCGCTGACGCCGATTCAGCTGTCGGCGGAGCGGTTGCAGATGAAGCTGTCCGACAAGCTCGCACCGCCCGACGCCGATGTGCTCAAGCGCGGCGCGACGATGATCGTCAACCAGGTGGCCGCGATGAAGCGGATGGTCGACGACTTCCGCGAATACGCGCGCACGCCGCCGGCCGTGCTCTCGAACCTGCAGTTGAACGAACTCGCGAGCGAGGTGCTCGGGCTGTACGGTGTGGGCGAAGGCAAGAGCGCGATCGTCGCCGAGCTCGCGCCGTCGCTGCCGGTGATACGCGGTGACGCGACGCAACTGCGCCAGGTGATTCACAACCTGCTGCAGAATGCGCAGGATTCGGTCGCGGAGTCGGCGCATCCGCGTGTGTTGATCGAAACCAAGACAGTAGAATATGGCGATCCCGACGCCGAGGGCAAAACGCGCGTCGCGGTACGTCTTACCGTGTCCGACAACGGGCCCGGTTTTCCGGCGCGCATCCTGACCCGCGCGTTCGAGCCTTATGTGACGACGAAGGCGAAGGGCACGGGTCTGGGGTTGGCCACGGTCAAGAAGATCGTCGATGAGCACGGTGCGCGGATCGATCTGCGCAATCGCATGCACGGCGAGACCGTCGAGGGTGCGCAGGTGTCGATCCTGTTCCTGCAGATGGCGAGCGATGCGCCAGGCGCCGAATCGGGCGTGCAGGACGGGGCGGCCCCCGCCAAGACAAAAGCAAGTGAGCAGACAAAGGCAGCGTAA
- the rsmB gene encoding 16S rRNA (cytosine(967)-C(5))-methyltransferase RsmB, translating into MTRTRSTAPSSSSRPARLSALHLAPDSLGFALDAAAQAVDAVRRGTALPAALSAVFAQMPSGAQALARGATQDVAYRTMRRLGSADWLIGRFISKAPPAHVHAVLAGAFALLLDPADEAAYPAFTVVDQAVTVIGARRECAFAKGMVNAVLRRFLRERDALVAALQDDVVARWNYRAWWVDSVKRAWPDAWQAILAAGERQGPLTLRVNARRASVDAYLDTLRANGIEATAIGRHAVRLASALPVDRIPGFADGVVSVQDAGAQLAAEWLGARDGMRVLDACAAPGGKTGHILELADAEVVALESDATRAARIGENLVRLSLEADVRVGDAGAPGAWYDGRPFDRILADVPCSASGIVRRHPDIRWLRREADIPALVAEQRRILSALWPLVKPGGELLYVTCSVFPEEGELQARWFEAACEDAVRLDAPGQLLPGGVQGGAAAGALDQNTDHDGFFYAQFQKR; encoded by the coding sequence ATGACACGAACCCGTTCTACCGCTCCGTCTTCTTCCAGCCGCCCGGCGCGCCTGTCCGCGCTGCATCTCGCGCCCGATTCGCTCGGCTTCGCCCTCGATGCGGCCGCGCAGGCGGTCGATGCGGTACGGCGCGGCACCGCGCTGCCGGCGGCACTCTCGGCGGTATTCGCGCAGATGCCATCCGGTGCGCAGGCACTCGCGCGTGGGGCAACACAGGACGTCGCATACCGGACGATGCGTCGCCTCGGCAGCGCGGACTGGCTGATCGGCCGGTTCATCAGCAAGGCGCCGCCCGCGCACGTGCACGCGGTGCTCGCCGGTGCGTTCGCGCTGCTGCTCGACCCGGCGGACGAGGCCGCCTATCCGGCGTTCACGGTGGTCGACCAGGCCGTGACCGTGATCGGCGCACGCCGCGAATGCGCGTTCGCGAAGGGGATGGTCAACGCGGTGCTGCGCCGTTTCCTGCGCGAGCGCGACGCACTCGTCGCGGCGCTGCAGGACGATGTCGTCGCACGCTGGAACTACCGGGCGTGGTGGGTCGATTCGGTGAAGCGCGCATGGCCCGACGCATGGCAGGCGATCCTCGCGGCCGGCGAGCGGCAGGGGCCGCTGACGCTGCGCGTGAACGCGCGCCGCGCGAGCGTCGACGCGTATCTCGATACGCTGCGCGCGAACGGGATCGAAGCGACCGCGATCGGCCGGCATGCAGTGCGGCTCGCGTCGGCGCTGCCGGTCGATCGCATTCCGGGGTTTGCCGACGGCGTCGTGTCGGTGCAGGACGCCGGCGCGCAGCTCGCAGCCGAATGGCTCGGTGCGCGCGACGGCATGCGCGTGCTCGACGCATGCGCGGCGCCCGGCGGCAAGACCGGCCACATTCTCGAACTGGCCGATGCGGAAGTCGTCGCGCTGGAGAGCGATGCGACACGCGCGGCGCGGATCGGCGAGAACCTCGTGCGGCTGTCGCTCGAAGCGGACGTGCGTGTCGGCGATGCGGGCGCACCCGGCGCGTGGTACGACGGGCGCCCGTTCGACCGCATCCTCGCCGATGTGCCGTGCTCGGCGTCCGGCATCGTGCGTCGGCATCCCGACATTCGCTGGCTGCGCCGCGAGGCCGACATCCCGGCGCTCGTCGCGGAACAGCGCCGCATCCTGTCGGCGTTGTGGCCGCTCGTGAAGCCGGGCGGCGAACTGCTTTACGTGACCTGTTCGGTGTTCCCCGAAGAAGGTGAATTGCAGGCCCGCTGGTTTGAAGCGGCCTGTGAAGATGCGGTACGATTGGACGCCCCCGGCCAGCTGCTGCCGGGCGGAGTGCAGGGAGGGGCGGCCGCCGGCGCACTCGACCAGAACACCGATCACGACGGATTTTTCTACGCGCAGTTTCAGAAACGGTGA